Genomic segment of Methanoculleus horonobensis:
TAGGGTTTTATCCTCTGCCCTCCTCTCTCTCTTCTGGTGATGCCAGATGTGTACAGTCGGTGGACCTGTCGATATCGAGTTCGATGACGATCGGGTGAAGGGCAAGAATTACCGCTGCAAAGAGTGCGGCGAGAAGTTCAAGGGCGTCGGGAAGCGGCCGATGTGCCCGAGCTGCCAGTCCGAAGATGTCGAAGAGATCTGAAGGCGGCGCTTTTGGGGCCTCCCCCGCCGGGGCGGGCGCGACGACCGTCCCCCTCGGCGGCGAACCCCTCCTCATCCGGGGAGAACGCTCTTTTCTGCTCGTGGCGAAAGCCGGCTCACGGTTTACGCTCTGCATCGAGACTCCGGACGACGAGTACTGCCAGGCGGTCGATCCCGAAGATCTGGTCGCCGTCTCGATGCCGGAAGGCGGGCCGATCGAGCAGGCACGCATGATGCTCGAGCTGGTTCGGCGCTACCATATACCGCTTGTCGTCCTTCCTAAAGATCATCCGGGTTCGCGGAGACTCTCGATGGTCGTCTCGGTCGCCCCGGCGATCCTTTTGGCCTGCGATATCCGGCGCGGAACCCACCCCGAGCAACACCTGCTCTGCTCGTCGGCGGAGTTCTCCGGGCTCTCGCTTGCCGGGATTCCCGGGGGCGTCACGATTGAAAACCTGCCCGCCGGGGTGGAGGTGGAGCATCTGAATGCGGAAAAATCCTCAGCGGACAAACAACAATAAATATATGCTCAATTTCATCAAATATTCATACGCCGTGAGAAGGAGGGTTTGATGAAGACCGATGTCCTGAAAAGCATCAGGGAAACTGAAGAAGAGTATCAGGCGATGATCCGTGATGCGCAGGCTGAGAGGAAGAAAAGCCTCTCGGATGCCGAGCTGGAGGCTGAAAACCTGGTCGTCAAGGCACAAAAAGATGCCGAGGACTACAGGAATCAGCGTCTGGCGGAGGCACGAGCCCAGGCGCAGAACAGATACGCGGAGATTGTCAGGGAGGGCGAAGCGCGCGCAGAGGCGCTGAAAGCATCCGGAAACAAGAACCTTGCGGAAGCCGTAGACTTTGTTGTTACGCGGTTTAAGGAGCATCTGCATGTTAAGGCCTGAACGGATGCGCCGGCTGCTCATCGCGGCTCCGAAGGGTGAGATCGACACCATCATCAGAGAACTTTACCGGTACAATGTCTATCACATCGAGGACTTCGTGCCGGAGAGTTCGCCTGGAGCGCTGTCGATGGGCCACCCGCTTCCGGAGGCGAGCGACGCAGCTTCGGCGCTCATCAAGGTCAGAGCAATTGAAAATGCGTGCGGGATAGACCCCGAGAACGTAGAAGGCAAAACGAAGCTCCCCGCGTCGAAGGTCAGGGAGATGATCCGGACGGATCTGCCCGCTATCCAGACGGAGGCGGAAGGTCTCGTCGGTTCACGATCGAGACTGGAGACGCGGCAGAAGGAGCATGAGCAGCGCGCGAGGGAACTTGAACCGTTTACTGCGGTTCCCCTGGATCTGGAATTCTATCGCGGATATACACGGTTTACCGTCTTTACCGGGCACATAACCCACGACGTCGAGATCGACGTCCCGAACGAGAAGTACTTCTCCGACAAGGTGGCCGGCAACATGATCGTCGTCGTGGTGCAGAACGAGCACCGCGAAGAGGTCGAACGGACTCTCCTCGATGCCGGGTTCCAGGCGATCCCCGTCCCGGAGGAGACCGGGGCGCCGGCCGACCGTATGAAGGCCCACCTGGAAGAGGCCCTGCGGATCGAGGGCGAGGTTGCTGCAATCAATGGAAAGATTGCAGGGATCCGGGAGAGGCATACCGACTTCCTGGTAGCATGCGATGAACTACTCACGGCTGACGTAGAGCGGGCGGAAGCCCCGTTGCGGTTTGCTACCACGGAGGAGACGTTCCTCACCGAAGGATGGATCCCCGAGGGTACCATCGAAGAGGTCAAAGAAGCCCTGATCCGGGTGACCGGCGGGAAGATTTACCTCGAGGATCTGGAGATCGAGCACCAGGACGAGGTGCCGGTAAAGTACAAAAACCCGGGGTTTGCGCAGCCATCGCAGATGTTCATGGATCTCTACTCCCATCCCCAGTATGCCGAGGTCGATCCGACCCTGATGGTCTCGATCGTCTTTCCGATCTTCTTCGGGATGATCCTCGGTGACGTGGGATACGGTCTGATCCTGCTGGCGCTGTCCCTTGGCCTGCGGAAGTTCTTCAAGGGAGGAGACGGTCGTTTACTCCTGGTTTCGCTGCGAAACGCCAGTATCGTCAGCGTCATCTTCGGGTTGCTGTACAGTGAGATTATCGGCTATGCACTTCCCTGGGCGCCCATCATCTACAGCCGCCACCTCAATATCGGTGGTCACGCATCAGAGCATGGGGCTCAGGTTGCGGAACTGTTGATCGTCTCTATCTGGATCGGCATTCTTCACATCTCGCTTGGGCGTATCCTGGGCATTATCAATGCCAGAAACCTGTATCATGGCAAACATGCCACTCAGGCGATCCTTTCGAACGCCGGGTGGCTCGGTGTCATGTGGGGTATCATCCTGATGATCTGGTCGATGTATGCCATTCCGCTGATGCCGGATCTGTCCGGTCTTCCTGCAGTCGTCATGGGCTTTAATCTCGCGACCGTTATCGGTGCCGTGCTCCTGGTCGGAGGCATCATCGCCATCGCTCAGGAAAACGTACTCGAGATTATCGAGATCCCGACAATCATCAGCCATGTGCTCTCCTATGCACGTCTGGCCGCGGTGGGACTCTCGTCGGTTGCCATCGCGATGGTGGTCAATTACATCGCTATCGAACTGATGATCAGCCCGCAGCTTGAAAATCTCAGCATCGTGGGCGTTGTCATCATCATCGTCGGTATCATCGTCTTCCTCCTCGGACATGTGCTGAACACAGCGCTTGGTATCCTTGGTGGCGGACTGAACGCGATTCGTCTCCACTATGTCGAATTCTTCACCAAGTTCTACAAAGGTGGAGGAAAGAAGTACAATCCATTCGGTATGAAATCAAAGTTTACGGAGGAATAATGAAATGGTAGATGTTGGCACAACTCTTGAAATGGTACAGGCATCGCAGGTTGGTCTCAAGGCAGTCGGCGCAGGTCTCGCAGTAGGCCTTGCAGGCGTCGGTACCGGTCTCGGTGAGATGGGTATCGGTGCGGCGGCCGTCGGTGCAACCGCAGAGAACAGGGACATGTTCGGTCTCGCACTGCTCTTCACGGTCATTCCGGAAACCATCGTCATCTTCGGTCTTGTGGTTGCACTGCTGCTTCTGTTCTGATGGAGTGAACCATGGGACTCGAAGCAGTAGTGAACGAGATCCGGGAGAAAGGGCGAAAGGAGGTCGAGGCGATCCGGGCAGAGACCCGGATCGAAGTCGAGGAGACCCTGAAGGATGCGCAGATTCGCGCCGCAGGGATCAAGACCTCGGCGCAGGAGGAAGCGGATCGGGCAGCCACCCACATCACCAACCAGGAAGCCTCGGCGGCGAACCTCGTCGTCAAGCGGCAGGTCCTGAACGCCCAGAAGACGCTCCTCGATCAGGTTCATTCGGCCTCGCTTACCGCTATCGGTGATCTGCCCGCCGAGTTCCAGGAGAAGGCGCTCACAGCCCTGCTGAAAAGAGCGGTAAAGGAGATCAAGAAGGGCGTCGTCCATGCAAACGAGCGGGATACCCCGGTTGTCGAAGGGATCATCTCCCAGGTGAAGATGCTCTCCGGCTACACCATGGGCGCCCCGGTCGATATTCCCGGCGGCATCATCGTTGAGAGCAACGACGGCGAACTGCAGATCGATTACAGTTACCGCACGTTCCTGGACGAGATCTGGGAATCCGGCCTGAAGGATGCGTCAGATATTCTGTTTACATGAGGAGGGTTCATAAATGGCAGGGGTAAGTAGCGGATCGGCCCAGTACATTTACGCCTGTACCCGCATGCGGGTGCGTAAATCGCTGCTGATACCGCGCGAAGACTATCTCCGGATGCTGAATATGAGCCTGCCTGAGATCGCCCGGTTCATCGGCGAGACCACCTACCGGTCGGAGATCGATGAA
This window contains:
- a CDS encoding alpha/beta hydrolase, which encodes MSKRSEGGAFGASPAGAGATTVPLGGEPLLIRGERSFLLVAKAGSRFTLCIETPDDEYCQAVDPEDLVAVSMPEGGPIEQARMMLELVRRYHIPLVVLPKDHPGSRRLSMVVSVAPAILLACDIRRGTHPEQHLLCSSAEFSGLSLAGIPGGVTIENLPAGVEVEHLNAEKSSADKQQ
- a CDS encoding V-type ATPase subunit subunit G family protein, translating into MKTDVLKSIRETEEEYQAMIRDAQAERKKSLSDAELEAENLVVKAQKDAEDYRNQRLAEARAQAQNRYAEIVREGEARAEALKASGNKNLAEAVDFVVTRFKEHLHVKA
- a CDS encoding V-type ATP synthase subunit I, translating into MLRPERMRRLLIAAPKGEIDTIIRELYRYNVYHIEDFVPESSPGALSMGHPLPEASDAASALIKVRAIENACGIDPENVEGKTKLPASKVREMIRTDLPAIQTEAEGLVGSRSRLETRQKEHEQRARELEPFTAVPLDLEFYRGYTRFTVFTGHITHDVEIDVPNEKYFSDKVAGNMIVVVVQNEHREEVERTLLDAGFQAIPVPEETGAPADRMKAHLEEALRIEGEVAAINGKIAGIRERHTDFLVACDELLTADVERAEAPLRFATTEETFLTEGWIPEGTIEEVKEALIRVTGGKIYLEDLEIEHQDEVPVKYKNPGFAQPSQMFMDLYSHPQYAEVDPTLMVSIVFPIFFGMILGDVGYGLILLALSLGLRKFFKGGDGRLLLVSLRNASIVSVIFGLLYSEIIGYALPWAPIIYSRHLNIGGHASEHGAQVAELLIVSIWIGILHISLGRILGIINARNLYHGKHATQAILSNAGWLGVMWGIILMIWSMYAIPLMPDLSGLPAVVMGFNLATVIGAVLLVGGIIAIAQENVLEIIEIPTIISHVLSYARLAAVGLSSVAIAMVVNYIAIELMISPQLENLSIVGVVIIIVGIIVFLLGHVLNTALGILGGGLNAIRLHYVEFFTKFYKGGGKKYNPFGMKSKFTEE
- a CDS encoding ATPase, giving the protein MVDVGTTLEMVQASQVGLKAVGAGLAVGLAGVGTGLGEMGIGAAAVGATAENRDMFGLALLFTVIPETIVIFGLVVALLLLF
- a CDS encoding V-type ATP synthase subunit E family protein; this translates as MGLEAVVNEIREKGRKEVEAIRAETRIEVEETLKDAQIRAAGIKTSAQEEADRAATHITNQEASAANLVVKRQVLNAQKTLLDQVHSASLTAIGDLPAEFQEKALTALLKRAVKEIKKGVVHANERDTPVVEGIISQVKMLSGYTMGAPVDIPGGIIVESNDGELQIDYSYRTFLDEIWESGLKDASDILFT